A window of Campylobacter ureolyticus contains these coding sequences:
- the mnmE gene encoding tRNA uridine-5-carboxymethylaminomethyl(34) synthesis GTPase MnmE: protein MNDTIVAISTANGVGAVSIIRVSGKEALDISLKLLKTKNLTPRYATLLKIYSLDNELIDRGIIIYFKSPKSFTGEDIVEFQTHGGFLISNLIIDELLKAGARLAQPGEFSKRAFLNDKMDLAKASSIQSLITARSKDALKILTYQMQGSLSAFVESLRGELVKTLAYTEVCIDYAEEDLPTDILEKINILLSKNYKKLDEIVTISNQRKGLIEGFKVAIIGKPNVGKSSILNALLSYDRAIISNEAGTTRDSIEESLMLGSHLVRIIDTAGIREGVSNIEKIGIETAIKKANEADIILAVFDSSAKFDDEDRVILEICRGLEKNDKKIFYILNKSDLIQKFDKKLNKPLQISVKEGIRLVTDELKNYLDTKNYDGIMLTATYQINAVNSAKEGILRAKNLLNENELELFAYEINSAISEISSITRPFERTEILDEMFSSFCLGK, encoded by the coding sequence ATGAATGATACAATTGTAGCTATATCTACTGCAAATGGGGTTGGGGCAGTATCTATTATAAGAGTTAGTGGAAAAGAAGCTTTAGATATCTCATTAAAACTTTTAAAAACAAAAAATTTAACTCCAAGATATGCAACTTTGCTAAAAATTTATTCTTTAGACAATGAGCTTATAGATAGAGGTATAATAATTTATTTTAAATCTCCAAAAAGTTTTACTGGAGAGGATATAGTTGAGTTTCAAACTCATGGTGGATTTTTGATTTCAAATTTAATCATTGATGAGCTTTTAAAAGCTGGTGCTAGACTTGCACAACCAGGAGAATTTAGTAAAAGAGCCTTTTTAAATGATAAAATGGATCTTGCAAAAGCAAGCTCTATCCAAAGTCTAATAACTGCTAGAAGCAAAGATGCTTTAAAAATTTTAACCTATCAAATGCAAGGATCACTTAGTGCATTTGTTGAGTCTTTAAGGGGTGAGCTTGTTAAAACTCTTGCTTATACTGAAGTTTGTATAGATTATGCAGAAGAAGATTTACCAACTGATATTTTAGAAAAAATTAATATTTTACTTAGTAAAAATTATAAAAAACTTGATGAGATTGTTACTATTAGCAATCAAAGAAAAGGGCTTATAGAGGGATTTAAAGTTGCTATTATAGGAAAGCCAAATGTTGGAAAAAGCTCTATTTTAAACGCACTTTTATCTTATGACAGAGCTATAATCTCAAATGAGGCTGGTACTACTAGGGACTCGATAGAAGAAAGTCTTATGCTAGGAAGCCATTTAGTTAGGATAATTGATACTGCAGGCATTAGAGAGGGTGTTTCAAATATAGAAAAAATTGGCATTGAAACTGCAATAAAAAAAGCAAATGAGGCCGATATTATTCTAGCAGTGTTTGACAGCTCAGCTAAATTTGATGATGAGGATAGGGTAATTTTAGAAATATGCAGGGGTCTTGAAAAAAATGATAAAAAAATATTTTATATTTTAAACAAATCAGATTTAATTCAAAAATTTGATAAAAAACTAAATAAACCTCTTCAAATTTCAGTTAAAGAGGGCATTAGACTAGTTACTGATGAGTTGAAAAATTATCTTGATACTAAAAATTATGATGGGATTATGCTTACAGCAACTTATCAAATAAATGCTGTAAATTCAGCAAAAGAGGGAATTTTAAGAGCTAAAAATTTATTAAATGAAAACGAGCTTGAGCTTTTTGCTTATGAAATAAACTCAGCAATTAGTGAAATTTCATCTATAACAAGACCATTTGAGCGAACAGAAATTTTAGATGAGATGTTTTCATCATTTTGTTTGGGTAAATAG
- a CDS encoding Jag N-terminal domain-containing protein codes for MKFEAFTLEEAITKASVELGCSVTELDFKVLQHPKSGILGFFKKNAIIDAKKVGYTKSLKETNKSSESKKVKKEQNIDKGEKSQKAKKDDKSHQKPEKQKNNFENKKEFTKPNNEKVEINKAIIEIKNGIENLFKNDFFNINSFEVNKFDDKTIYIKLDGDDAALLIGKEGYRYKAITHLLHNWIYPKYGYHVRLEISRFLENQEKMIAAYLVDVIEKVKTTGKAQTKPLDGVLVKIALEQLRNELPNNYVGVRSSRHGKFIVIRPEKNE; via the coding sequence GTGAAATTTGAAGCATTTACATTAGAAGAGGCTATCACAAAAGCCTCAGTTGAGTTAGGGTGTTCTGTAACTGAGCTTGATTTTAAAGTTTTGCAACATCCAAAAAGTGGGATTTTGGGTTTTTTCAAAAAAAATGCAATCATAGATGCTAAAAAAGTTGGCTATACAAAATCTTTAAAAGAAACAAACAAAAGTAGCGAATCAAAAAAAGTTAAAAAAGAGCAAAATATAGATAAAGGTGAAAAATCTCAAAAAGCTAAAAAGGATGATAAAAGCCATCAAAAACCTGAAAAGCAAAAAAATAATTTTGAAAATAAGAAAGAATTTACAAAACCAAATAATGAAAAAGTTGAAATAAACAAGGCTATTATTGAAATAAAAAATGGAATCGAAAATCTTTTTAAAAATGATTTTTTCAACATCAATAGCTTTGAAGTAAATAAATTTGATGATAAAACTATTTATATAAAATTAGATGGTGATGATGCGGCACTTTTAATAGGAAAAGAAGGATATAGATATAAGGCAATAACACATCTTCTTCACAATTGGATTTATCCAAAATACGGATATCATGTAAGGCTTGAGATTTCACGATTTTTAGAAAATCAAGAAAAAATGATTGCTGCATATTTGGTTGATGTTATTGAAAAGGTAAAAACAACCGGAAAAGCTCAAACTAAACCTTTAGATGGTGTTTTGGTAAAAATTGCCCTAGAACAGCTTAGAAATGAGCTTCCTAATAATTATGTCGGTGTTCGCTCTTCAAGGCATGGAAAATTTATAGTTATAAGACCGGAAAAAAATGAATGA